A section of the Alkalihalobacillus sp. LMS39 genome encodes:
- the ribE gene encoding riboflavin synthase has product MFTGIIEEKGKIGAIQQKNEAIVMTIEANVILEDVHLGDSIAVNGVCLTVTSFTTKSFTVDLMPETVRNTSLKLLSRGSNVNLERAMAAGGRFGGHFVSGHVDGIGTIIKKQPVDNAIYYEIEVPQELRRYFIVKGSVAIDGTSLTVFGVSDSTFTVSIIPHTVQETIIGDKGVGDIVNLECDMIGKYIEQFITQRFSNQTSQQSITSQFLEEHGFK; this is encoded by the coding sequence ATGTTTACAGGAATTATTGAGGAAAAAGGAAAAATCGGAGCCATTCAACAAAAAAATGAAGCTATCGTGATGACAATTGAAGCAAACGTAATATTAGAGGATGTTCATTTAGGAGATAGTATCGCTGTAAATGGAGTTTGTTTAACGGTGACTTCGTTTACAACAAAGTCATTTACAGTTGATTTAATGCCGGAAACGGTCCGAAATACAAGTTTAAAGCTTCTTTCAAGAGGTTCAAATGTAAACTTAGAACGAGCGATGGCTGCGGGAGGAAGATTTGGCGGACATTTTGTATCAGGACATGTCGATGGAATTGGAACGATTATAAAAAAACAACCGGTCGATAATGCGATTTATTATGAAATTGAAGTACCGCAAGAGCTAAGGCGGTATTTTATCGTAAAAGGTTCAGTAGCCATTGATGGAACAAGTTTGACCGTTTTTGGTGTGAGTGATTCCACATTTACGGTTTCCATCATTCCCCATACCGTACAAGAAACAATTATCGGGGATAAAGGAGTAGGAGATATCGTCAATTTAGAGTGCGATATGATTGGAAAGTATATTGAACAATTTATAACACAACGTTTTTCTAATCAAACGTCACAGCAATCAATTACATCTCAATTTTTAGAGGAACATGGATTTAAATAA